The window CGACAGGTTCGAGACGCTGTCGGCAAACAACCGAAGGTTGCTGCGCAAGCCTAGTCCTCGGGTGTCGCGATCGAGGCCCAGGGCTGGTAGCTGGCGCGAAAGGCCTGGAGCGAATCCCATGCCCGCTTGAAGTCCGGGTCAGCCGCGCTGGCTTCCTTCATGACTTCCCCAGCTGCGGATCTGAATTGCGCCATCATTTCCGGAGACCAGTTGTGGATGGTCACCCCCTCTTGCTCGAAGAAGGCGAGGGCCTCCCCCTGGACGGCCAGGCCGCGGGTCATGCTCCAAAGGGTCGAGGCGTCGCATGAGGTCCGAACGGCGGCCTGCTGCGCCTCCGAGAGCTTCGCCCAGCTCTTCGCATTCACCACCAGTTCCATGATCGAGGACGGCTGGTGCCAACCCGGAAAATAGTAGTGCTTGGCCACCTTGTAGAAGCCCAGGGGTTTGTCGACGGCGGGCATCGAGTATTCGGTGGCATCGAGAACGCCCCGTTCCAGAGAAAGGAAGATGTCGCCGGCCGCGAGCATCGTGATCGAGGCTCCGAGCTTTTCCATCGCCTTCCCGCCGAGCCCCGCATAACGAATCTTCAGGCCATGGAGGTCGGCCGGGCTTTCGATCGGTTCGCGGAACCAACCCGAGGCTTCCGGCGGGATCACGCCGCAGGGGATCGGTACGACACCGAGCTTGCCGTAGATCTCCTCCCATAAGGCGAGGCCCCCGCCTTCATGCAACCATGCCAGGTACTCGGGTGCTTCCGGTCCGAAGGGGACGGCACCGAAGACCGCCGCGGCCGGTAGCTTTCCCATCCAGTAGCCAGGAAAGGCGAAGCCGGCATCGACCTTACCCGAGGAAACGGCGTCCATGATCTGGAGGGTGGGGACGAGCTTGTTGGCATCGTAGACCCGCAAGCGGATTCCGTGGCCTTCCATGGCGTTCATGCGAGCTTCGAAGTTGCGGATCGTTTCGCCCAGCACCGGCATGTTCCGGCTCCAGGCCGATTGGATTTTGAGGCGCACGTTCTGGCCGGACGCGTGCGTTGCCAGCAGCAGGCAGGCCAGAAACGGAAGGATGGCGCACGTAGCGACGCGCCGAGCGGAATCCACCGGTCGATCTGAGTTCAAGAGTCGACTTGCCGAAGGAACTCGGACAATCCGTGGCCCGTTCGATCGCCGAGGGTCCAGGTTGTCATGCCCTCACCGATATGCGTCGTCATGCCCTCGCGTCGGTTTCGGAGGGGGATGAAGCCATCGACCTTTCCCTCGATCGTGAGCTCCTCTCCGCTTTCGGTTTTGACCTTTGCCGTCACCTGTTTGTGGTAGAGGCCGTTCTCTTCGTATTCGGCTTCGATGCTGGCATCCACGAGTCGCTCCATCGTGTCGCCGCGCACGAGCACGCCACCCGCGGTTCGCTCCTTGCCCTCCGCATCTCGTTGGATCACCGAGACCATGGCGCCGAGATCCGGCCCGAAGTTGAGCGTGAGCCACTCGTAGGAATGGATGGCCTGCCAGTAGCGCGGGCCCCACGAGTGATCGCGCAGGCCGTAGCCATCGATGTCGATTGTCTCTCCGTCGAACTCGAGCGAGCCGGTCACGTGCATGTGCTGCTCGAAATGGGCCTTGGCGAAGGATTCCTCCGCATCACGTTCGTGTTCCTTCTTCGTGGCCTTGCTGCCATAGAGCGGCCCGACTGCCTCATGAGTGAGATCGAACGCGATTTCCTTCTTGGGGTTGTCCTTGAAGGCGCGGCGGGGTTCGGCCATGTCCCGGGGCTCGGCGAGCTCCACGACTTTCCCCTGGAACGTCGTGCGATGGCGCTCCGTCGGTTCCAGAACCTCGAAGGCAAGCCCGCCCGCGTCGAAGGCATCGTTGCCGTCGATCGGCGCGCGGCGAAAGGTGAAGAGCACCCGTCCGTCGGGAAGGTAGAGGCAGACCGTCATCTCGGCGTTGCCTTCGTTGGCCCGGTTTCCGAGCCGGAACCAACCACCCAGCGATTTCTCGTGATCGAAGAAGTTGTAGTATGCGCTCTCGTTGAAGTTCGGCTCGGGGCCGAGTTCGTGCATGTAGTCGTCTTCCGGCTCGATGTTCCCGATGATCTTGGCCATGGATCCTCCTCGAGGCGGTATACTAACCGACTCAGAGGAGATCCAACGTGACGCTTCGAGGCATCGTGATCCAGCTGAACACCGGAACCGCACGGGAAGCCGGAACGAATGACGCGCTCTACCTGGGTGTCTCCGGAACCGCCGGCGGACGGGAGTTTCCCCTCGACGTGGCCTGGTTCGATGATTTCGAGCGCCGCTCGCGGGTGAAGTACTGCCTCGGCAAGGTGTGGGACGAGGAGGCCACGGCAGGCTCCAAGCGGCCGAAGATGGCCCACGCCGATTGGAATGATCCTGCCTACTTCTACGTCGGATTCGAGGGCATCGATCGCCTCTACTTGCGCAAGCAATCGAGCCGAAGCGCCACCCGGGATGACGCGTACGAACTCGACGAGATCGAAGTCACGCTCTATGGCGACGAGCCCCGCAAGCGGATCTTCCGCTGCACTACGGGCATCTGGCTGGGGACCGCCTACGGAAGCCAGGTCTGGATCCCCGAAGTCGGCGAGGGCGAGCGGAGCGTCTCCCTACGAACCTAGTCCCTTGTATCGACCAAAGGCGGAAGTGTTGTCATGCTAAGCACTGCGTCCCCCGCAGCCAATCGGTTCTCGCCGTGTCGCGGGCCGATTCATGGGGCCCGTATGTCGAAGAAGCGGTATCGGATTGACTTGAC is drawn from bacterium and contains these coding sequences:
- a CDS encoding TRAP transporter substrate-binding protein, which codes for MDSARRVATCAILPFLACLLLATHASGQNVRLKIQSAWSRNMPVLGETIRNFEARMNAMEGHGIRLRVYDANKLVPTLQIMDAVSSGKVDAGFAFPGYWMGKLPAAAVFGAVPFGPEAPEYLAWLHEGGGLALWEEIYGKLGVVPIPCGVIPPEASGWFREPIESPADLHGLKIRYAGLGGKAMEKLGASITMLAAGDIFLSLERGVLDATEYSMPAVDKPLGFYKVAKHYYFPGWHQPSSIMELVVNAKSWAKLSEAQQAAVRTSCDASTLWSMTRGLAVQGEALAFFEQEGVTIHNWSPEMMAQFRSAAGEVMKEASAADPDFKRAWDSLQAFRASYQPWASIATPED